A genomic region of Sphingobium sp. HWE2-09 contains the following coding sequences:
- the tpiA gene encoding triose-phosphate isomerase: MSRRKLVVGNWKMNGMREHLDEVEAIGDLAAAHPAVEVGLCLPATLIMAGSEKRGAAFIGAQNCHMDMSGAYTGSLSAEMLAEAGATWVITGHSERREARGETNADIAAKALAAKAAGLNVILCVGESLDVRDAGNAEAVVSAQLLASLPEGAAADWLAVAYEPIWAIGTGRIPTMEAVETMHAALRAALATRIGAEADKMRILYGGSMNGANAAELLGIADVDGGLIGGASLTAAKFAPIIEAADAKVTAAV, translated from the coding sequence ATGAGCAGGCGCAAGCTGGTTGTCGGCAATTGGAAGATGAACGGGATGCGCGAGCATCTGGATGAGGTGGAGGCGATCGGCGATCTGGCCGCCGCGCATCCGGCGGTCGAGGTCGGGCTGTGCCTGCCCGCGACGCTGATCATGGCCGGGTCGGAAAAGCGCGGCGCGGCGTTCATCGGCGCGCAGAATTGCCATATGGACATGAGCGGCGCCTATACCGGTTCGCTGTCGGCGGAAATGCTGGCGGAGGCGGGCGCGACCTGGGTCATTACCGGGCATAGCGAACGGCGTGAGGCGCGCGGCGAAACCAATGCCGACATCGCGGCAAAGGCGCTGGCGGCCAAGGCGGCGGGCCTGAACGTCATCCTGTGCGTGGGCGAAAGCCTGGACGTGCGCGACGCGGGTAATGCCGAAGCGGTCGTGTCGGCGCAGTTGCTCGCATCGCTGCCCGAAGGCGCGGCGGCGGACTGGCTGGCGGTGGCCTATGAACCGATATGGGCGATCGGCACCGGCCGTATCCCGACGATGGAGGCGGTGGAAACCATGCACGCCGCGCTGCGCGCCGCGCTCGCCACCCGGATCGGCGCGGAGGCGGACAAGATGCGGATCCTCTATGGCGGGTCGATGAACGGCGCCAATGCGGCGGAGTTGCTGGGAATTGCGGATGTCGACGGCGGCCTGATCGGCGGCGCGAGCCTGACGGCGGCGAAATTCGCGCCGATCATCGAAGCGGCCGATGCCAAGGTGACGGCGGCGGTTTGA
- the secG gene encoding preprotein translocase subunit SecG → MFTFLLVVQAIIAALLVAVILMQKSEGGGLGVGGSPAGLMSARGAADFLTRSTTVLATIFVTLSIVMAVIASVRHAPSDIDTSLVRKAPASQNAPASNNGDPLAGAASNAASATPSAPAANGAVPLAN, encoded by the coding sequence ATGTTCACCTTCCTTCTCGTCGTGCAGGCCATCATCGCTGCCCTGCTGGTCGCCGTCATCCTGATGCAGAAGTCGGAAGGCGGCGGTTTGGGCGTGGGCGGCAGCCCGGCGGGCCTGATGTCGGCGCGCGGCGCGGCGGATTTCCTGACCCGGTCGACCACGGTGCTGGCGACGATCTTCGTCACCCTGTCGATCGTCATGGCGGTGATCGCATCGGTGCGGCACGCGCCCAGCGACATCGACACCTCGCTGGTGCGCAAGGCGCCCGCGAGCCAGAACGCACCGGCTTCCAACAACGGCGATCCGTTGGCGGGTGCGGCGAGCAATGCGGCGTCGGCGACGCCCTCGGCTCCGGCGGCCAACGGCGCGGTTCCGCTCGCCAACTAA
- a CDS encoding peptidylprolyl isomerase, giving the protein MLSVFRSFIRSKFGALFAILFLGVIAGAFILGDVTSGKFGSGSMLGGGGTAAKAKGYKLTETELQDRVQRVFENARRSNPGMQIGDFFAQGGAAQVFDQLVASLTLKAFADQQDVHISKRLVDAQIAQIPAFQDAAGNFSQDNFRALLVRERLTEQALRDDISREILQRQLLDPVGLGVKLTDSLVLPYASLLLEARQGTVAAIPAVVFLDEKNPTDAQLADFYKKNASRYTIPEQRRIRYAVIDAERFAQAAQPTDAEISAYYNQNKAVYAAKQSRTVEQLVLPTQAGAKAIADQVKGGKSLAAAAQGAGLAVSTLADQGRDALAATTGKVAADAVFSGKQGDLIGPVRGSLGWLLLRVSGTKETPARTLDAARTEIVAALRVQKEKQLLSDFTGKIEDAIGNGDSFDEVVKDNGLKLETSPLVVSTGKQVKDQAYVAPADIQPLLAPVFAMSADDDAQLIPIAPDKRYALAAPGDIVAAAPPPLAEIKQLVLAQYKLNEGNLKAKALADKIQAQVAKGEKLSDAIAKAGVKLPAPQMLGGRRADIMRGEKRPPAEVAILFSMAANTVKTLPIGQDRGYFVVQLNKIERGDAKGQPDLLNQVRTQLGEVVGQEYGQQFERAIEKEMGVTRNGKAVAQVRSALAATNSGEQ; this is encoded by the coding sequence ATGCTTTCTGTCTTTCGCAGCTTCATCCGATCGAAATTCGGCGCGCTTTTCGCCATCCTGTTCCTGGGGGTGATCGCCGGCGCGTTCATCCTGGGCGACGTCACCAGCGGCAAGTTCGGTTCGGGATCGATGCTGGGCGGCGGCGGCACCGCGGCTAAGGCGAAGGGCTACAAGCTCACCGAAACCGAATTGCAGGACCGGGTCCAGCGCGTGTTCGAAAATGCGCGCCGCTCCAATCCCGGGATGCAGATCGGCGATTTCTTCGCACAGGGCGGCGCGGCGCAGGTGTTCGACCAGCTGGTCGCGTCGCTGACGCTTAAAGCCTTTGCCGATCAGCAGGACGTGCATATCTCCAAGCGGCTGGTCGACGCCCAGATCGCGCAAATCCCCGCCTTCCAGGACGCAGCGGGTAATTTCAGCCAGGATAATTTCCGCGCCCTGCTGGTGCGCGAACGGCTGACCGAACAGGCGCTGCGCGACGATATCAGCCGCGAAATCCTCCAGCGTCAGTTGCTCGACCCAGTGGGCTTGGGCGTCAAGCTGACCGATAGCCTTGTGCTGCCCTATGCTTCGCTGCTGCTCGAAGCGCGGCAGGGCACGGTCGCGGCGATCCCGGCGGTGGTGTTCCTGGACGAAAAGAACCCGACCGACGCGCAACTGGCCGATTTCTACAAGAAGAACGCCAGCCGCTACACAATTCCCGAACAGCGGCGCATCCGCTACGCCGTGATCGACGCGGAGCGCTTCGCCCAGGCGGCGCAGCCGACCGACGCGGAAATCAGCGCCTATTATAATCAGAACAAGGCCGTCTATGCCGCCAAGCAGAGCCGCACCGTCGAACAGCTGGTGCTGCCGACGCAGGCGGGCGCAAAGGCGATCGCCGATCAGGTGAAGGGCGGCAAGTCGCTCGCTGCCGCCGCGCAGGGCGCTGGCCTTGCCGTCTCCACCCTCGCCGACCAAGGCCGCGACGCGCTCGCCGCCACGACGGGCAAGGTCGCGGCCGACGCCGTGTTCTCGGGCAAGCAGGGCGACCTGATCGGCCCGGTGCGGGGTTCGCTGGGCTGGCTGCTGCTGCGTGTGTCGGGCACCAAGGAAACCCCCGCCCGCACGCTCGACGCGGCACGGACCGAGATCGTCGCGGCGCTGCGTGTGCAGAAGGAAAAGCAGTTGCTGTCGGACTTCACCGGCAAGATCGAGGATGCGATCGGCAATGGCGACAGCTTCGATGAAGTGGTGAAGGATAACGGCCTGAAGCTGGAAACCAGCCCGCTCGTCGTCTCGACCGGCAAGCAGGTGAAGGACCAGGCCTATGTCGCCCCGGCCGATATCCAGCCGCTGCTCGCCCCCGTCTTCGCGATGAGCGCGGACGACGATGCGCAGTTGATCCCGATCGCGCCCGACAAGCGCTACGCGCTGGCCGCGCCGGGCGATATCGTCGCCGCCGCGCCCCCGCCGCTGGCCGAAATCAAGCAGTTGGTACTGGCGCAATATAAGCTGAACGAAGGCAATCTGAAGGCCAAGGCGCTGGCCGACAAGATCCAGGCCCAGGTCGCCAAGGGCGAAAAACTGTCCGACGCTATCGCCAAGGCGGGCGTCAAGCTGCCCGCGCCGCAGATGCTGGGCGGCCGCCGCGCCGACATCATGCGCGGTGAAAAGCGTCCCCCGGCCGAAGTCGCCATCCTCTTCTCGATGGCGGCAAACACGGTCAAGACGCTGCCGATCGGCCAAGATCGCGGCTATTTCGTCGTGCAATTGAACAAGATCGAGCGCGGCGACGCCAAGGGCCAGCCCGACCTGTTGAACCAGGTCCGCACCCAGCTGGGCGAAGTGGTCGGCCAGGAATATGGTCAGCAGTTCGAACGTGCGATCGAAAAGGAAATGGGCGTCACCCGCAATGGCAAGGCCGTGGCGCAGGTGCGCAGCGCGCTGGCCGCCACCAACAGCGGCGAACAGTAA